ACCAGGTGCCGGATGGAGACATTCTCTCGATCCTGGCCGAGAGTCTCGAAAAGACGATGACACTTCTGGCGACCTGTCCGGAAGATCAGGAGCGGTATCGCTATGATCCCGGCAAGTGGTCGATTCGCGAGGTCGTCGGTCACATCAGCGACGCAGAGCGCCTCTACGCCTATCGGACCCTTCACCTTGCGAGGGCGGATCCCTCTCCGCTTCCCGGTATGAATCCCTTGGTTTGGGCCGGAAGCTCGAACGCCTCGGATCGTCCCCTGTCGCATCTCGTGGAAGAGCTCGCGGCCGTCAGGGCTGCTACCGTACGCCTCATGTCCTCGTTCGATGAAGCAACCTGGAGGGCGACAGGCGTCGCCGGCGGCCGCCCCTTCACCGTCCGCTCCCTGGCCTACGTGATCGCGGGTCATGAGATCCATCATCGCAGCGTGCTCGAGGAGCGCTACCTCGACGGTATCTGATGTGACCGGGAAAGGAATCCCCGGCCGGCCACAGGCCGCTCGGCCCGGACACGAGGCCAAACCGGTGATAGGAGCTCTGCGCCGGGCGCTCCACCATGCCGAAGCCTACATGGGCAGCTTGGAGGAGCGACCGGTCGGCCAGCCGGTTGATCTGGACGAGCTTCGCTCCCGATTGAGCATCGAGCTCGGCAATGAGGGGGTCGAAGCCGAGCGGGTGATCGACGAGCTTGTCGCGGCGACCGAGGGCGCGCACCTGGGCTCCGCCGGAGGACGCTTCTTTGCCTGGGTGGTCGGTGGCGCCCTGCCGGCGGCACTTGCCGCCGACTGGCTGGCCGCTGCCTGGGATCAGAACGCTGCACTGTATGCCTCGGGCCCGGCAGCCGCCGTTGTCGAGGAGGTAGCAGGGTCCTGGCTCAAGGCCCTGTTCGGCCTGCCCCCTGAGGCTTCGTTCGCGTTCACGACCGGGTGTCAGATGGCCCACTTCACGGGCTTGGCGGCCGCTCGGCACGCGGTCTTGCGGCGGGTCGGATGGGACGTCAACGAGCTCGGTCTTTTCGGCGCGCCGCCCATCCGGGTATTGACGAGCTCGGAGCGCCACCCATCGGTCGACCGCACTTTGCGCTATCTGGGTCTTGGCAACAAGGACATTGTTCCCTTGCGAACGAACGACGAGGGCTGCGTAGCCGCGGCGGCTCTCGAAGAAGAGCTCGTGCCGACGGGCATTCCGACAATTGTCGTGTTGGATGCCGCGGATCTGAACATCGCGGCGTTCGATCCCTTTGCGGAGTTGATTCCCATTGCCAGAAAAGCCGGAGCGTGGGTGCATGTCGACGGCGCCTTTGGCTTGTTTGCCCGAGCGAGCGAAGCCAAGGCAAGGCATCTGAGAGGGGTGGAGATGGCGGACAGCTGGGCGGTGGACGCTCACAAGTGGCTGAACGTTCCGTACGATTGCGGCATCGCCTTTGTGCGCGATAGCGATGCGCACAGAGCGGCGATGAGCGTCGAGGCTTCCTACCTGGTAGCGACCAAGACGGCCCGCGACCAGATGGACTGGAATCCGGAGTGGTCTCGCCGGGCTCGCGGCTTCGCGGTTTACGCCGCTCTGCGCGAGCTGGGTCGAGACGGACTGCAGGCGCTGGTCGACCGGACCTGCGAGCAAGCTCGGGCCCTGGTCGACGGCATGGGCGCCCTCGAGGGAGCCGAGGTGCTCTGGCGGCCGCGGCTGAATCAGGGACTGATTCGCTTTCTCGACCCGCGGCCAGGCGCCAAGCCTTCCGATCACGACGCCCGGACGGATGCGGTCATCGAGGCGATCAACGTGACGGGTGAGGCCTTTGTCGGCGGCACGACCTGGCGTGGAATGCGGGCGATGCGGATCAGCGTCGTCAACTGGCAGACGACTGACCGCGATGTCGAGCGGTCGATTGCCGCCGTGGCAAGGGTCTTGGGGAGTTCGGCCTCACGGTTGCGCTAGCGGCCCCTCGTTCTTCATGGCCTCGACGAAGAGCATCGGAACCTTGGTCCGGATCTCGCCCTCCTGGGCCGCGATCTGGTCGAGCTTCCTCTCGAGTCGCACAAAGGCCTCGGGCTCGTCCTTCTTGTCGACGCAGGCGCGCCAACCGTCGAGAAAGCCGACTCGCGAGAGACGATGCTCGAGAAGAGCGCGGCCGTCCGCATAGCGCAGGTTAAATGAGTCCTCGACCATTCGGCTGACGACGAAGCCGCCATTCTCCAGAAGCGCCCGAACGGATGCCCGGGTCCCCCGGTGCGCCTCGTTCTCGGCGAGCCGCTCGAGGTACTCCGGCCGGCCGAACTCTCTCAAGACCTCGCGAAAGACGGCATAGAACTCCCGCATGTGCCCACTGAGATTGGTCGTGAAGGCAGCCGTTCCGTGCCTCTTGAGCACCCGGTTGCACTCGGAGGCCACGGCTTCCGGATCTTCAAAGTTGTTGATTCCGAGGTTCGATACGACCAGGTCGAACTCTGCGTCGGCGAAGGGCAGGGAGACCGCGTCCGCCGCATGGAACTCCACGTTGGAAATCCCCCAGTGCTCGCGCTTCATCTCGGCGCGGGTCAAGGCTTCCTTCCAGATGTCGACGCCCACCACTCTCGAGCGCGGCCCGAGCAGCTGGGCCAGCTCCAGCGCGGGGAACCCGGCGGCGGTGCCCAGGTCGAGCACGACGACCCCGGGCCGGAGCCTCAGGTTGTCGAGGAGGAGCACGCCGAACCGTGCGGACCATAGGGTCAGCTCGTCGAACGTCGCGACGAAGGTGGGATCCTCGAGGTCGAACGTGCTGCTGAGAACCGGTCCTCTTCCGTTGTTCTGCATGGTCGTTACCTCGAGCGTCTTCTGATCGCTAAAAAACGATTATACATTCAGAGTCCGAGCGCCCAGAACCGGCCCGTCAAGACTCTCGCGGCGCGCCCACGCAGAGGTTGCAGCTGAAACCTTAGCCGAGCCTCTTGCGTAATGACAACTATGATTGTCATTATCAAGAAACGGAGGTTCCGATGACCCGGAAGAGCAACTACCTCAAACCCGCCGTTTGGGGCTTCTACATCGTCGTGGTGCTCGAGTTCCTGTTCATGATCAGCCCGTTCGCTCTGCATTTCTATTCGGCTTACGGCCCGGCGCTCAACGTGCTGCATGCCTCGCCCGCGACATCCTGGCTGACCGGGTTCTTTCTGCCTCACTTCTCGACCACCGCCAGCCCGGTGCTCAACCAGCTCCGAGAAGTCGGTCTGTTTGTGGCCGCGATCGGATTGGCGCTCTTCTTGATCGGAGCCGTACAGGTATACGGGAGCAAGCTCTTGCGTCGGGGGGCGGTGACCGGAGGCCTCTATCGATGGGTTCGGCATCCGCAGTATCTGGCGCTGGCGGTTCTGGGCTTGGGCGTGGTTCTGGTTTGGCCCCGGTTCCTGGTTCTGCTGAGCTATCTCGCCATGCTGTTTCTCTATTACTTGCTGGCGCGCTGGGAGGAGGAGAGATGCCTGGCGAGGTGCGGCGACAGCTACCGCGACTATCTCCGGCGGACCGGCCGGATTCTGCCGAGGCTCCCTGGGCGTGCCCCGGCCGTACCGCAGCCGCTCGAGGCCCGGCGCCTCGTGGTCTGGCTGGCCATCACCCTGCTGGCCGGCCTCGGACTGGCGCAGGCGCTGAGGATCTACTCGCTCGGTCAGGTGAGCTCTCTCTACACAGAGACCACGGCGGTGCTCTCTCCCGCGGTGCTCCCCGCCGAGGAGCTCGAAGCGGCCTACCAGGTCGCTTTGACCAACGCCGAGCTGACCGAGAGGCTCGCGGCCGCCGGGCTCGACGCTCGCTTCGTGGCCTACGTCGTTCCCATCGACTGGTTTCTCCCGGATCTACCGCTTCATACGGAACAGGAGATCCGAGAAGTCGGAGGCGGTCACCGAACCGGCGCCTTCGAGCGCGGTCGATACAAGATCCTGTTCACCCGGGCTCGACTCCATTCCGGGGCGACCGGGAGGGCCATCGTCACCGGCGCCTACGGCAGGGATCCGGTGCTGATCGTTCGGGTCGACACCGAGTCGAAGTCCGTGCTCGGTACCTCAGAGCCGCCCGATCACGTGATCTGGGGAGACATTCCCACTCCGATGATCTAGCAGTCCGTGGTAGAAGTGGAGATGGCCGCTCGAGAAAACCGCCAAGCGCGCAGCGAAGCCCACGAGGTCGTGGACGCCTTCACCTACGAGGTCGCGTTGCTGTTCTTTCGCATGAAGCTCGCGGCGACCCAGTTTCTCGGCCAGGGCAAGCACTCCTCGGGGAGGCGCAGCCTACTGAAGAGCCTGGGGAGGGACGGGCCGCAGACCGTGCCCGCGATGGCGCGAGTCCGAGCGGTCAGCCGGCAGCACATTCAGAAGCTGGTCAACGAGCTGCGAGAGGATGGACTGGTGACCGCCAAGACCAACCCCGCGCACAAGCGCTCGAAGCTGATCGTCCTGACCCCTGCCGGAGAGTCCTTTCTCGACGAGATGAACGCTCGTGAGGCGGAGCTCCTCGAGCAGCTGGCCGAGGGCAAGTCCCTGGCCGAGTTCCGGCGCGCGACACGACTCGTGCAAGAGGTCCGGGCTCGGCTAGAGAGCCGGGAGTGGCAGGAGAGCGCGGCCCGGGAGAGAATCGGCGCTTTAGGAGAGGCCAATGTCAGAAAACGTATGTCTAGCTTGTGAACGGGGCTCCGAAGAGATCCCGCTGATCGTGCTCGAGTACCGGGGCGCGCAGTTCCGGATCTGTCCGCAGCACCTACCGGTGTTGATTCATGATCCGACCCGTCTGGTGGGTCGTCTGCCGGGCGCCGAAGAGATGACGCCGGCCGAGCATCACGACTGAGCCTTCGGCGGCCGGCGCTTCAGAAGGTCTCGATCGGAGGGCGGACCTCGCAATCCCATTGGACGCCAGTCGCCCATCCCGCGGTTGCGGGTGCTGAATAGGCCTCGATCCTAGGACACGAGATAGGCCCAGATGCTCAGGGTCCGATCGAAGGGAGCTTGGTTGAAGGGGAAGACTTGCACCCAAGGTCCCATCACCGGAAGCCGAGCCGAGTAGCTGCTGATCTTCCACTGGCTCCCGTGCCAGGCGTTGCTGCCCGAAATGCTGATCATGTTCGGGCTCTGCGGCGGCGCGAGGTTCTCTTCCAGATTGACGTAGCGGCGGGAGCCCATCTTGCCGTTGCGGTCGAAGGCGAAGATGACGCCGAGATCGACGGGCGGCTCGTCCGATTGTTTCTGGGAGAACTGAACGAAGAAGTTGATGTGGCGGTAGCCGTCGATCCGCTTGTACGGCGGCAAGCTGATGCCGACGCTGGCCGGGATTACATGGTCGGTCATGAACTTGATGACCCTGGTGCAGGGTTTCTCACAGGGTTGCTTCAGCTTAGCCATCTTCTGTCTCCTTTCAGGAGCTTGGGTCTCACGAGCCGCCCCCCATCCGGTGCTTTGGTGAGCTTCCTGCCGAGCTTCGGGGGTCGCAATACCCGAACGGGTGGGCCGAGCATCCCGATGGAGCGGCAGGAACCACTGCGCTCTTCCGTGGGCTGGCGGGGAGTGTAGCAGCAGGAAAGAACGCGCTCGCCCCGATTGACGCGGGAGACGCTGAGCGCTAGCCTGAAACTGCAGGGGCACAGGCTGCGACCCGGAGGACCAATTCCGCCGATCCGTGGATTCGTCGCGATACCTCGAGCGATCGCGGGTCGAGGCAATTGGAGACGCCACGGAGGCCCGTGCCCCCAGAGGCGGGTGATCCGAGCTCGGGCGAGTGCGGGGCCCGCTGAGCAGTTCCGACACCCGAGACCCGTAGCGTCATGACCGGCCGGTCGCTCTTGCATTACCGAATCCTCGAGAAACTCGGGGCCGGTGGGATGGGCGACGTCTATCTCGCCGAGGACCGGCGTCTCAAGCGCCGGGTGGCTCTCAAGGTGCTGCCGAAGGAGTTTGCGGCCCTTCCGGAACGGCTTAACCGATTCCGGAGGGAGGCCGAAGCGGTGGCAGCGCTGAGCCACCCCAACATCGTGACGATTCACTCGGTGGAAGAGGCGGAGGGTGTCCACTTCCTGACCATGGAGCTGCTGCAGGGCAAGACGCTCGCTCGCCTGATCCCGCGCGGCGGTCTACCGGTCAGGCGCTTCTTCGAGATCGCGGTTCCCCTTGTGGACGCCCTGGTGGCGGCGCACGAGAGGCGGATCGTTCACCGCGACCTCAAGCCGACCAACGTCATGGTGAGCGACAGGGGCGTGGTCAAAGTGCTCGACTTCGGGCTGGCGATCCTGAGGAGAGAGCCCGAGTCGAGCGATGCGGACGAGCTGCCGACCGTGACCTGGACCGAGGAAGGCCGGATCCAAGGCACGGTTCCCTATATGTCTCCCGAGCAGATCCGTGGCGCGTGGGTCGGCCCCGAGTCGGACATTTTTTCACTCGGAGTCGTTCTGTATGAGATGGCCACCGGACGGCGTCCGTTCCAGGGCGAGACTTCCGCCGACGTGGTCTCGGCTGTGCTTCGGCACGAGCCGCGACCGGTGACCGACCTGCGGCCGGAGCTTCCGTACCACCTCGGACGGATCATCGGACATTGTCTGGTCAAAGACCCGAAGCACAGGTTTCGCTCGACCCAGGACCTTCGCGACGAGCTCGAGGCGCTCCGAGAAGAAGTGGAGTCTGGCCAGATTCGCTCCGGGGCATTGTCGAGCGCGGAGCTTGCTGCAAGCAAGCCCAAGCGCCGCCGACGCTGGCTGGCCGCCGCCCTGGCAGTCGTGGCTCTCCTGGCGGTGGGGAGTTGGTATCTGACCCGCGAAAGCGAAGAACCGAGCTGGCCGGTCAGCTACGAGACCCAAGAGCTCCTCAACCAGGCACATCACCTCGAGCAACGTGGCGACACCCAGGAGAATCTGGCGGCAGCCGAGGAGCGCTACCGCCGGGCTCTGGCTCTTGAACCGGGTCGCCCTGAGATCCAAGCTCGGCTGGCCGCCGTCCTGGCGAGACTCCAGCTCAAATCGGCGGATGCCGAGCGCGCCGACGAGATCCGCCGGCTCACCGATCAGGCCCTGGAGGAGGATTCCGATCAAGGAATGGCCTACGTTGCGCTCGGCCGCCTGTCCCTGCTCGAGGGTGATGCCGTTTCGGCCGACAAGCTGGCGCGGCGCGCCATCGAAGCGACCCCTGAGGACTACTGTGCCTACACTCTTCTCGGCCAATCCCTCGTCCTCCAGGATCGACCCGACGAAGGACTGCGACAACTTCGAGAGGGAGTGATTCGCGCGGGAGCCGACATCCGGGCCCGTTTGGCTCTGGCCCGCGAATTGATGCGTCTCGGACGCTTCCACCTGGCGGCGGCGGAGTATGAGCTCGTGCGCGAGTCCGACCCCGATTCGCAACTGGCTTTGAACAACCTGGCCATCCTCTATGCCAGGAGCGGACGCGATCTGGACGCCATTCCGCTGCTCAAGCGTCTGCTTACGCTGGGCGACGATGACGCGGCGGCCGTCAACCTCGGCATGATCTACCTCCGTCAGGACCGAGCCGGCGAAGCCGTCGAGGCTTTTCTCGACGCCTACCGGATGAATCCGGACAAGCCGCTCATTCCGCACAGTCTGGGCGAGGCGTACGAGAAGCTCGAGGATTTCGAAACAGCCCGCGAGTGGTTCGCGACCGCGATCGACAGCTACGATCGAGACTTGGCTGCCGGCGGACGGCGCTCCTGGCTCGGGCTACGCGCGGTATGCGCTGCGAAGCTCGCTCGATTCGATGAAGCGCTGCAGAACCTCCGAGAAGTGCTCGAGCTCGCGCCGAACGATCCCGATCCACTTTTCAA
This genomic window from bacterium contains:
- a CDS encoding isoprenylcysteine carboxylmethyltransferase family protein — translated: MTRKSNYLKPAVWGFYIVVVLEFLFMISPFALHFYSAYGPALNVLHASPATSWLTGFFLPHFSTTASPVLNQLREVGLFVAAIGLALFLIGAVQVYGSKLLRRGAVTGGLYRWVRHPQYLALAVLGLGVVLVWPRFLVLLSYLAMLFLYYLLARWEEERCLARCGDSYRDYLRRTGRILPRLPGRAPAVPQPLEARRLVVWLAITLLAGLGLAQALRIYSLGQVSSLYTETTAVLSPAVLPAEELEAAYQVALTNAELTERLAAAGLDARFVAYVVPIDWFLPDLPLHTEQEIREVGGGHRTGAFERGRYKILFTRARLHSGATGRAIVTGAYGRDPVLIVRVDTESKSVLGTSEPPDHVIWGDIPTPMI
- a CDS encoding DinB family protein, with the translated sequence MRNRPETSEYDPFFSTYIDQVPDGDILSILAESLEKTMTLLATCPEDQERYRYDPGKWSIREVVGHISDAERLYAYRTLHLARADPSPLPGMNPLVWAGSSNASDRPLSHLVEELAAVRAATVRLMSSFDEATWRATGVAGGRPFTVRSLAYVIAGHEIHHRSVLEERYLDGI
- a CDS encoding class I SAM-dependent methyltransferase, whose amino-acid sequence is MQNNGRGPVLSSTFDLEDPTFVATFDELTLWSARFGVLLLDNLRLRPGVVVLDLGTAAGFPALELAQLLGPRSRVVGVDIWKEALTRAEMKREHWGISNVEFHAADAVSLPFADAEFDLVVSNLGINNFEDPEAVASECNRVLKRHGTAAFTTNLSGHMREFYAVFREVLREFGRPEYLERLAENEAHRGTRASVRALLENGGFVVSRMVEDSFNLRYADGRALLEHRLSRVGFLDGWRACVDKKDEPEAFVRLERKLDQIAAQEGEIRTKVPMLFVEAMKNEGPLAQP
- a CDS encoding MarR family transcriptional regulator; translation: MAARENRQARSEAHEVVDAFTYEVALLFFRMKLAATQFLGQGKHSSGRRSLLKSLGRDGPQTVPAMARVRAVSRQHIQKLVNELREDGLVTAKTNPAHKRSKLIVLTPAGESFLDEMNAREAELLEQLAEGKSLAEFRRATRLVQEVRARLESREWQESAARERIGALGEANVRKRMSSL
- a CDS encoding protein kinase, with the protein product MTGRSLLHYRILEKLGAGGMGDVYLAEDRRLKRRVALKVLPKEFAALPERLNRFRREAEAVAALSHPNIVTIHSVEEAEGVHFLTMELLQGKTLARLIPRGGLPVRRFFEIAVPLVDALVAAHERRIVHRDLKPTNVMVSDRGVVKVLDFGLAILRREPESSDADELPTVTWTEEGRIQGTVPYMSPEQIRGAWVGPESDIFSLGVVLYEMATGRRPFQGETSADVVSAVLRHEPRPVTDLRPELPYHLGRIIGHCLVKDPKHRFRSTQDLRDELEALREEVESGQIRSGALSSAELAASKPKRRRRWLAAALAVVALLAVGSWYLTRESEEPSWPVSYETQELLNQAHHLEQRGDTQENLAAAEERYRRALALEPGRPEIQARLAAVLARLQLKSADAERADEIRRLTDQALEEDSDQGMAYVALGRLSLLEGDAVSADKLARRAIEATPEDYCAYTLLGQSLVLQDRPDEGLRQLREGVIRAGADIRARLALARELMRLGRFHLAAAEYELVRESDPDSQLALNNLAILYARSGRDLDAIPLLKRLLTLGDDDAAAVNLGMIYLRQDRAGEAVEAFLDAYRMNPDKPLIPHSLGEAYEKLEDFETAREWFATAIDSYDRDLAAGGRRSWLGLRAVCAAKLARFDEALQNLREVLELAPNDPDPLFNAAQVHALAGDRERTLDYVQLAFEAGYPRQEFLRDLSFRAFWDDPEFLDLLEAEPGL
- a CDS encoding aspartate aminotransferase family protein, whose amino-acid sequence is MGSLEERPVGQPVDLDELRSRLSIELGNEGVEAERVIDELVAATEGAHLGSAGGRFFAWVVGGALPAALAADWLAAAWDQNAALYASGPAAAVVEEVAGSWLKALFGLPPEASFAFTTGCQMAHFTGLAAARHAVLRRVGWDVNELGLFGAPPIRVLTSSERHPSVDRTLRYLGLGNKDIVPLRTNDEGCVAAAALEEELVPTGIPTIVVLDAADLNIAAFDPFAELIPIARKAGAWVHVDGAFGLFARASEAKARHLRGVEMADSWAVDAHKWLNVPYDCGIAFVRDSDAHRAAMSVEASYLVATKTARDQMDWNPEWSRRARGFAVYAALRELGRDGLQALVDRTCEQARALVDGMGALEGAEVLWRPRLNQGLIRFLDPRPGAKPSDHDARTDAVIEAINVTGEAFVGGTTWRGMRAMRISVVNWQTTDRDVERSIAAVARVLGSSASRLR